The genomic window GCCCTCGGCGAGAGCCAACAAGCGCTCCTCTTCGCCAGCGGCCCAATCACGGGCAGCGCGGATCCGTCGTAGCAGCTCATCCGCATCCACAGGTTGAGTCATACGCGGAACTTACCCCGGGAGCCGCACGGCACCCGGGAGACCCGAAAAGGGAGAACACCCATGCAGCACCCTTTCAAGCACCCGCTCGCCACGTACCACTCGATGGAGGTGCTCGGCTACCGCCGCAACGGCTCGCCGATCTACGCCATCGCGGGTGGCAACGGCGAGGGCGAAGGCGGATCCGGTGGAACCCCACCGGCAGGACCTCCCGCCGGTAGCCCGCCCCCTCCGGGCACCCCACCCGCGACACCCCCGGCTACTCCTCCGGCCCCGCCTGCTCCTGGCGGCGATGGCACGGACTGGAAAGCCGAGGCCCGCAAGTGGGAGGACCGCGCCAAGGCGAACAAGGCCGCGCAGGACGAACTCGCCACGCTCAAGGCCGCGAACATGAGCGAGCAGGAGAAGGCCGTCGCCGCGGCGGAGAAGGCAGGCCGCACGGCCGCCCTCGCCGAGGCCATCCCCCAGATCGCTCAGGCCCGACTCGAAGCCCACGCGGCGCGCGTGGGCGTCGACCTCAGCGAGTTCGCTGAGTTCATCGACCTGAAGAAGTTCGTGGGCGAGGACGGCCAGGTCGACGACAAGGCCATCAAGGCCGCCGTCACCAAGTTCGCCAAGCTCGCCCCGCCCGGGGCCGGCCGCTCCGGCGGAGACATGGGCGGCGGAGGCGGCTCCGGCGATCAGAGCGCATCCCTGGACAAGCAGATCGAAGAGGCCACCAAGGCGCGCGACTTCCCGCGCGTCATCCGGCTCAAGCGGCAGAAGGCCGCTCAGACCACGTAAGGAGTCACCATGGCCGGCATCACCGGGATGGGAACGACCTTCAACCTCCCCAACTACACGGGCGAGCTGTTCGCCCTGACACCGGCGGACACCCCGCTGCTGTCGGCCATCGGCGGACTCACCGGCGGCGGCATGACCACGTCGACGGAGTTCGAGTGGGAGTCGTACGACCTGCGTGACCCGGGGCAGCGCACCAAGGTGGAGGGCGCTGACGCGCCGACTGCCGAGGAGCGGGTCCGCGGGAACGTGAAGAACGTCGTGCAGATCCACCAGGAGCAGGTCTCCGTCTCGTACACGAAGCAGGCTGCGGTCGGTCAGGTCGCGTCGCCGCAGGCGGCACCGTTCAACCACAACGGCGGTGACAACCCGGTCACCAACGAGCTGGACTGGCAGGTCACGCAGGCGCTGAAGCAGATGGCGCTGGACGTGAACTGGAGCTTCATCAACGGTTCGCACGTCAACCCGACGACCAACGCGACCGCGCGGCAGACGCGTGGCCTGCTGGCCGCGGTCACGACCAACCGAATCGCAAAGGGCGTCACCACCACGGGCGCGACCTCGGCGACGGACACCATCACAGCGACCGGTCACGGCCTGGTGGACGGCGACAAGATCGTGTTCACCAACACGAGCACGGCGACCAACGTCGTGGCCGGCCGGATCTACTTCGTGGACGCCGTCGACGCGAACACCTTCAAGGTGTCCACGTCCTCGGGCGGTGCGGCGCTCACCCTCGGCACCGCGACGGGCATCGCCTACACCAACCCGTGGGAGACCGCCCTCACCACGGACCACGTCTCCGACCTTCTCCAGCTCGCCTACGACAACGGCGGCATCAGCGAGCAGGAGACCGCCACGCTGATCGTCAACAGCGCGCAGCGCCGAGCGGTCACGAAGGCCTTCGCGAGCGCCTACGGGCAGTTCCAGGAGACCAGCCGCACGGTGGGCGGTGTGGCCGTGGACACGCTGATCACGGACTTCGGCACGCTGTCCGTGATGATGGACCGGCACATGCCGCAGGACGTCATCACGGTGGCCTCGCTGGAGCAGCTGATGCCGGTCTTCCTCAACATCCCGGGCAAGGGAGTCTTCTTCGAGGAGCCGCTCGCCAAGACCGGAGCGTCCGACAAGTCGCAGCTGTACGGCGAGGTGGGCCTGAAGTACGGCAACGAGCGCGCCCACGCGGTCATGACCGGTCTGAAGGTGTGACGCGGATGCCGATCTACGAGCGATTTTCCGGTGGCCAGGTCTCCGCGCGGGTGCGTCCGGTACCGGGCAGCGAGGCCGCGGACGAGTATGCGGCGCTCGCCGCGGACCCGTCCTCCGGCTGGCGCTGCTCCGAGCCCGCCCAGGAGCCGGAGCCGGTCGTACCGGAGCGGCCGGCCAAGTCGGCGGTCAAGGGCGACTGGGTGGCGTACGCGCAGGCGGTCGACCCGGACACCGGTGGGCTCGACGAGCTCACCAAGGACCAGCTGATCGAGCTGTACGGAGAGGGTGACGAGGCATGACGCTGAGCACGAACATGCGGCTCAACCTGCAGAGCACTCTCTCGTCAGCGCTGGACCTCGTGACCTCGCGGGCGCCGCTGGTCTACGAGTCGATCATCGACCTGGCGTCGGGCGTGGGCGCGAACCAAGCTGACAAGATCTTCGCCGACACCAGGACGCTCGCCGCGTCCGCGACGGAGGATCTCGACCTGGCCGGCGTCCTGTCCGACCCGCTGGGGGCGGCGCTGACGTTCGCCCGAATCAAGGCCGTCCTGGTGAAGGCCG from Streptomyces sp. DSM 40750 includes these protein-coding regions:
- a CDS encoding DUF5309 domain-containing protein, whose product is MAGITGMGTTFNLPNYTGELFALTPADTPLLSAIGGLTGGGMTTSTEFEWESYDLRDPGQRTKVEGADAPTAEERVRGNVKNVVQIHQEQVSVSYTKQAAVGQVASPQAAPFNHNGGDNPVTNELDWQVTQALKQMALDVNWSFINGSHVNPTTNATARQTRGLLAAVTTNRIAKGVTTTGATSATDTITATGHGLVDGDKIVFTNTSTATNVVAGRIYFVDAVDANTFKVSTSSGGAALTLGTATGIAYTNPWETALTTDHVSDLLQLAYDNGGISEQETATLIVNSAQRRAVTKAFASAYGQFQETSRTVGGVAVDTLITDFGTLSVMMDRHMPQDVITVASLEQLMPVFLNIPGKGVFFEEPLAKTGASDKSQLYGEVGLKYGNERAHAVMTGLKV